In a single window of the Melioribacteraceae bacterium genome:
- the asnS gene encoding asparagine--tRNA ligase, producing MKPETYIKDLSRYEGASVTLKGWLYNKRSSGKLKFLILRDGTGYVQCVVFKGNVSPELFELADQLTQEASFEITGTVRAEARSVGGFELDVTDLKLISPSVDYPITPKDHGIEFLIDHRHLWVRSKKQVAILKIRHRIVKAIRDFFDSRGFTLFDPPIITPNACEGTSTLFEMDYFDLGKAYLTQSGQLYAESGAMALGKIYTFGPTFRAEKSKTRRHLTEFWMVEPEMAFYDLNDDMDLAEEFIEYIVQTVLTDMKEELKEVERDITKLESIKRPFPRISYDEAVEILRANGVDFEWGNDLGGADETIIGEKYDRPVMIHRYPSEVKAFYMKRDPENPKVALAVDVIAPEGYGEIIGGSQREDNLDLLLERIKEHNLPQSFFEWYLDLRRYGSVPHSGFGLGLERTVSWICGLEHLREAIPFPRMIYRNTP from the coding sequence GGCTCTACAATAAACGCTCAAGCGGTAAATTAAAGTTTTTAATTTTAAGAGATGGAACTGGATATGTTCAGTGCGTAGTATTTAAAGGAAATGTTTCTCCCGAACTATTTGAACTTGCCGATCAATTAACACAAGAAGCTTCATTTGAGATAACCGGAACGGTAAGGGCAGAAGCTCGTTCTGTTGGCGGTTTTGAACTAGATGTTACAGATCTTAAACTAATCTCTCCCTCGGTAGATTATCCAATTACTCCAAAAGATCATGGTATTGAATTTTTGATTGACCATCGCCATCTCTGGGTGAGATCAAAAAAACAGGTCGCAATCTTAAAAATTAGACACAGAATTGTAAAAGCTATTCGTGACTTTTTTGATTCCCGCGGCTTTACACTATTTGATCCTCCGATAATTACTCCAAACGCGTGTGAGGGAACAAGCACTCTATTTGAAATGGATTATTTTGATCTTGGTAAAGCCTATTTAACTCAATCGGGACAGCTTTACGCTGAAAGCGGCGCAATGGCTCTCGGTAAAATTTATACTTTTGGTCCAACATTCAGAGCAGAAAAATCTAAAACAAGAAGACATTTAACTGAATTTTGGATGGTTGAACCTGAAATGGCTTTTTATGATTTAAATGATGATATGGATTTAGCCGAAGAATTTATTGAATATATCGTACAAACAGTTCTCACCGATATGAAAGAGGAATTAAAAGAAGTTGAAAGGGATATTACAAAACTAGAAAGTATCAAAAGACCATTCCCCAGAATCTCGTACGATGAAGCTGTAGAAATTTTACGGGCAAATGGAGTTGATTTTGAATGGGGAAATGATCTCGGCGGCGCTGATGAAACAATTATTGGCGAAAAATATGACCGCCCAGTAATGATTCATAGATATCCTTCTGAAGTGAAAGCATTTTATATGAAGCGGGATCCAGAAAATCCAAAAGTTGCTTTGGCTGTCGATGTGATTGCTCCCGAGGGTTACGGTGAAATTATTGGTGGTAGCCAGAGAGAAGATAATCTTGATCTTTTGCTTGAAAGAATAAAAGAACATAACTTGCCACAGTCCTTTTTTGAATGGTATCTGGATTTGAGAAGATATGGATCGGTCCCACATTCAGGTTTTGGGTTAGGACTCGAACGTACAGTTAGTTGGATTTGCGGTTTGGAACATTTAAGGGAAGCAATCCCATTTCCAAGAATGATTTATAGGAATACACCTTAA
- a CDS encoding NADH-quinone oxidoreductase subunit J — MEIVLFIILGLVAVVSSVVMITRKNPVISAVFLVLNFFALAGLYLLLNAQFIAVVQVIVYAGAIMVLFLFVLMLLNTSPDSAIMHDKKPIKWFAIFIAVFVFIQLAYIIFWGKPSRNLTPNEALSINSGTIETIGRELYTNYIIPFEVAGFLLLATSIGALVLAKKKFE, encoded by the coding sequence ATAGAAATTGTATTGTTTATTATACTTGGATTAGTAGCAGTAGTATCATCAGTGGTGATGATAACGAGAAAAAATCCTGTAATAAGCGCGGTTTTTCTAGTCCTTAATTTCTTCGCTCTAGCCGGGTTATACCTTCTCCTCAACGCCCAATTTATTGCGGTTGTTCAGGTTATTGTGTACGCCGGAGCAATAATGGTATTATTTTTATTTGTATTGATGCTTCTCAATACAAGTCCCGATTCTGCAATAATGCATGATAAAAAGCCTATTAAATGGTTTGCGATATTTATTGCGGTATTTGTATTTATTCAACTAGCTTATATTATTTTTTGGGGTAAACCTTCCCGAAATCTTACCCCTAATGAGGCCCTAAGTATTAATTCTGGGACAATAGAAACAATAGGAAGAGAACTGTACACAAATTATATAATTCCATTTGAGGTTGCCGGATTTTTATTGCTGGCTACTTCTATCGGTGCATTAGTTTTAGCAAAAAAGAAATTCGAGTAG